Proteins from a single region of Oceaniferula flava:
- the pheA gene encoding prephenate dehydratase codes for MPLDNIRKRIDEIDQQLLDLLNARADMVHEVGEIKKKEGLQIYAPERETALLQRLAAMNHGRLPEKSIRAIYREIMSAALALEDNLTVAYLGPEGTWTHQAAIKKFGHSIQYTAQPNFADVFNQVARRKAHYGVVPIENSTEGAVSHTLDLFVDSPLQICAQVLLRIENGLMASIPREEIKTLYSHPQVFGQCRNWILRHFPEADLVEVSSTTKAAQLAADKAADGAAALGGNLAAELHGLTMLEESIQDRATNTTRFLVIGEKTCPATGNDRTSILFSVHDRPGSLVKALQAFDKLNVNMSKIESRPSKQRDWEYIFYVDLAGHCTDQDVAEALDELEKHCSLVKMFGSYPDTEE; via the coding sequence GTGCCTCTCGACAACATTCGCAAACGGATCGACGAAATCGATCAACAGCTGTTAGACCTCCTCAACGCCCGCGCCGATATGGTGCACGAGGTAGGTGAAATCAAAAAAAAGGAAGGTCTCCAAATCTACGCACCCGAGCGTGAAACCGCCCTGCTCCAGCGCCTGGCCGCAATGAATCACGGTCGGCTGCCGGAGAAATCCATCCGCGCGATCTATCGCGAGATCATGTCCGCCGCCTTGGCGCTGGAAGACAACCTGACCGTCGCCTACCTCGGGCCGGAAGGCACTTGGACCCACCAGGCCGCGATCAAAAAGTTTGGCCACTCGATCCAATACACCGCACAACCAAATTTCGCCGATGTCTTCAACCAAGTCGCCCGCCGCAAGGCGCACTACGGCGTGGTTCCGATAGAGAACTCCACCGAAGGCGCCGTGTCCCACACGCTCGACCTCTTTGTCGATTCCCCCCTGCAGATTTGCGCGCAGGTGCTGCTACGGATCGAAAACGGTCTGATGGCCAGCATCCCACGCGAAGAGATCAAAACGCTCTACTCCCACCCCCAGGTATTCGGCCAATGCCGAAACTGGATCCTGCGTCACTTCCCAGAAGCCGATCTGGTGGAGGTCTCATCGACCACCAAAGCCGCCCAACTCGCAGCCGACAAAGCTGCCGACGGAGCTGCCGCACTGGGAGGCAATCTCGCCGCCGAACTCCACGGCCTCACCATGCTGGAGGAATCGATCCAGGATCGCGCCACCAACACCACCCGCTTCTTGGTCATCGGAGAGAAGACCTGTCCGGCCACCGGCAACGACCGCACATCCATCCTGTTCTCCGTCCACGATCGCCCCGGCTCCTTGGTTAAGGCCCTGCAGGCATTCGATAAGCTCAATGTCAACATGAGCAAAATCGAGTCGCGTCCATCGAAGCAGCGCGACTGGGAATACATTTTCTACGTCGACCTCGCTGGCCACTGCACCGATCAAGACGTCGCCGAGGCCCTCGACGAGCTGGAAAAACACTGTTCTCTGGTCAAAATGTTCGGTAGTTACCCCGACACCGAGGAGTGA
- the scpB gene encoding SMC-Scp complex subunit ScpB, translating to MQSAYLFFIFAAPMELTAIIEALLIASEDPLPISEIARLVRARVAEAEDALAADAEDYDAGSKPELPEHLSVLGNLNEDAVTLAIAELNHNYEITGRAFLCAERAKGWKIYTRPDYAEFVRQLFPGRKPSRLSGPAMETLAIIAYRQPVTKASLEAVRGVSCDGMLQKLLDRELVKVGGRAELPGRPLLYETTDLFFEHFGVKSVDELPNADELRSVKLPEPKDVVEEDSDDSANSDDKAEDADNFTAEEIEKQLALTAAGVPKAEAVPESDSKAAE from the coding sequence TTGCAATCTGCCTACCTTTTCTTCATCTTCGCCGCACCTATGGAACTCACCGCCATCATTGAAGCGCTGCTCATCGCATCCGAGGATCCGCTGCCGATCTCTGAAATCGCTCGCTTGGTGCGCGCCCGCGTCGCCGAAGCCGAGGACGCACTGGCAGCAGACGCAGAAGATTATGATGCTGGGAGCAAACCGGAGCTTCCCGAGCACCTCAGTGTGCTTGGCAATCTCAACGAAGATGCGGTCACTCTGGCCATCGCCGAGCTCAACCACAACTACGAGATCACCGGCCGCGCATTTCTCTGTGCCGAGCGCGCCAAAGGCTGGAAAATCTACACCCGCCCGGATTATGCCGAGTTTGTCCGTCAGCTATTCCCCGGCCGTAAACCCAGCCGACTCAGTGGGCCGGCGATGGAGACACTCGCCATCATCGCCTACCGCCAGCCTGTCACCAAAGCCTCGCTCGAAGCCGTCCGCGGCGTCTCCTGCGATGGCATGCTGCAGAAACTTCTCGATCGCGAGCTGGTCAAGGTCGGCGGTCGGGCCGAACTGCCCGGCCGTCCCCTGCTCTACGAAACCACCGATCTCTTTTTCGAACACTTCGGCGTCAAGTCCGTGGACGAACTGCCCAACGCCGACGAACTGCGCTCGGTGAAATTGCCCGAGCCGAAGGACGTCGTGGAGGAAGACTCGGACGACTCCGCAAACAGCGATGACAAGGCCGAAGACGCCGACAATTTCACCGCCGAGGAGATTGAAAAACAACTCGCCCTCACCGCCGCAGGAGTCCCCAAGGCGGAGGCCGTGCCGGAGTCCGACTCCAAGGCCGCCGAATAA
- a CDS encoding fumarylacetoacetate hydrolase family protein, with protein sequence MKLIRHGGEGHEDPGVMLDDGSLIDASGEFLDYDEAFFACGGLDSLKSWVDGGCIGGIRLDPETRLGAPVVRPSKLVCVGKNYADHAKEFGGEVPDEPVLFMKATTSCCGPFDDVVLPHGSTKLDYEVELALVVGRTASNVHEADALDYLAGYTVMCDYSERKWQKEHCGQWMKGKSADTFAPMGPCLVTTDELKNPQSLCLWTKVNGEKRQNGWSGDMMFPVAFLVSYISKFMTLLPGDVIATGTPAGVGMGMVPPRYLSAGDYVELGIEGIGHIRQRVIPSV encoded by the coding sequence ATGAAACTGATACGTCACGGGGGAGAGGGTCATGAAGATCCGGGAGTTATGCTGGATGACGGAAGCTTGATCGATGCTTCTGGCGAATTTCTTGATTACGATGAGGCGTTTTTTGCCTGCGGCGGACTCGACTCGTTGAAGTCTTGGGTCGACGGAGGCTGTATCGGAGGAATCCGGCTCGACCCTGAGACCCGCTTGGGAGCTCCTGTGGTGCGACCTTCCAAGCTGGTTTGTGTGGGGAAAAACTACGCGGACCATGCCAAGGAGTTCGGTGGGGAAGTGCCTGATGAGCCGGTGCTGTTCATGAAGGCGACCACTTCCTGCTGCGGTCCGTTTGACGATGTGGTCTTGCCGCACGGAAGCACTAAACTCGACTACGAAGTGGAGCTTGCGCTGGTGGTGGGACGCACGGCCAGCAATGTCCATGAAGCGGACGCTCTCGACTACCTGGCAGGCTACACGGTGATGTGCGACTACAGCGAGCGCAAGTGGCAGAAAGAACACTGTGGCCAATGGATGAAGGGCAAGAGCGCCGATACCTTTGCTCCCATGGGGCCTTGTCTGGTGACCACCGACGAGCTGAAAAATCCGCAAAGCCTCTGCCTGTGGACCAAGGTCAATGGTGAGAAGAGGCAGAACGGCTGGAGTGGTGACATGATGTTCCCGGTCGCTTTTCTAGTCAGCTATATTTCAAAATTCATGACGCTCTTGCCGGGGGATGTCATTGCCACCGGAACTCCTGCAGGGGTGGGGATGGGCATGGTTCCTCCGCGTTATTTGTCCGCAGGCGATTATGTGGAACTGGGAATCGAGGGGATTGGTCACATCCGTCAACGCGTCATTCCATCGGTGTAA
- a CDS encoding PEP-CTERM sorting domain-containing protein, translating to MYNKSIFPMAAFCVLGAISSPLAAQTVDFSLTLEQSSNPGASYENMHAAGAGSQSSYAIGFQIEVTGIAGTPTTFDTPFASFCTELAEPVSTSSYTYDLDDVEGVASGRAGEIGTASSAIPAGGIGDLAAARVRALFDNHYQSTDLSEWTFSANSPSSQAFQLALWEVTHDVDLSLLNTSGSIYLGEQSSQSLTAGVALAQSWLDELVDVTTSYTSTTWDVWAIENVGDPGNQDILFATSIDSPESEAFSQYRASAVPEPSSTLLLALGGMLALVYRRR from the coding sequence ATGTATAACAAATCAATTTTTCCCATGGCAGCATTTTGTGTCCTGGGAGCCATTTCCAGCCCATTGGCGGCTCAAACTGTCGATTTCAGCCTCACTCTCGAACAATCCAGTAACCCGGGCGCAAGCTATGAAAACATGCACGCCGCGGGGGCCGGTAGTCAATCGAGCTACGCCATTGGCTTTCAAATCGAAGTAACAGGCATCGCTGGCACTCCCACTACATTTGATACGCCCTTCGCCAGTTTCTGCACCGAGCTGGCGGAGCCAGTTAGCACCTCAAGCTACACCTACGACCTTGACGATGTGGAGGGAGTAGCCTCAGGGCGTGCGGGAGAAATTGGCACTGCATCAAGTGCCATCCCTGCAGGCGGGATCGGTGATCTTGCTGCTGCACGTGTGCGTGCACTTTTCGACAACCATTACCAGTCCACAGACCTTTCGGAATGGACATTTTCCGCAAATAGCCCTTCCTCCCAAGCTTTTCAGCTAGCACTCTGGGAAGTCACTCACGATGTAGATCTGAGCCTTCTGAACACGTCTGGTTCGATTTACTTGGGTGAGCAAAGCTCCCAGTCTTTGACTGCAGGCGTTGCTCTGGCGCAATCCTGGCTGGATGAACTGGTCGACGTAACCACCAGCTATACTTCAACCACTTGGGATGTGTGGGCGATCGAAAACGTTGGTGATCCTGGGAACCAAGATATCCTCTTTGCCACAAGCATCGACTCGCCAGAGTCTGAAGCATTCAGTCAGTATCGCGCATCGGCAGTTCCTGAGCCAAGTTCCACTTTGCTTCTAGCACTCGGTGGTATGCTGGCCCTCGTTTACCGACGTCGTTAG
- a CDS encoding AAA family ATPase — MNNQELSDNIAASCQWIPKVKEEMGKVLVGQAELVDRLIVGLLCKGHILLEGVPGLAKTLAIKALSGCLNTNFSRIQFTPDLLPSDLVGTMIYNPREATFSAKLGPIFSNIILADEINRAPAKVQSALLEAMQERQVTIGDSTYKLPDPFLVLATQNPIDQEGTYQLPEAQLDRFLLKVTVSYPSREDELTILDRMATSEPIYETKPVVSVEEITQSIQLVNSVYIDPAVRKYIVELVHTTRFPAKVDTGLKNLIRAGASPRATINLALAARAKAFMAGRSFVTPQDIKDLGHDVLRHRILPSYEAEAEDITTDALVDRILSRVPVP, encoded by the coding sequence ATGAATAATCAAGAGCTCTCAGACAACATCGCCGCATCATGCCAGTGGATCCCAAAGGTGAAGGAGGAAATGGGAAAAGTGCTGGTCGGTCAGGCCGAATTGGTCGATCGCTTGATCGTCGGCCTCTTGTGCAAGGGTCACATCCTGCTGGAAGGTGTGCCTGGGCTGGCAAAGACACTGGCAATCAAGGCCCTCTCCGGCTGCCTGAACACCAATTTTTCCAGAATCCAGTTCACCCCCGATCTACTCCCATCGGACCTCGTGGGAACCATGATCTACAACCCGCGTGAGGCGACATTCTCCGCTAAGTTAGGCCCTATTTTCAGCAATATCATCCTCGCCGATGAAATCAACCGGGCGCCCGCCAAGGTGCAGTCGGCGCTGCTGGAAGCGATGCAGGAACGCCAGGTCACCATTGGCGACAGCACCTATAAATTGCCCGATCCCTTCCTCGTGCTCGCCACCCAGAACCCCATCGATCAGGAAGGCACCTACCAGCTTCCCGAAGCGCAGTTAGATCGCTTCCTGCTGAAAGTCACCGTTTCCTACCCCAGCCGTGAAGACGAGCTGACGATCCTCGATCGCATGGCCACCTCGGAACCCATTTACGAAACCAAACCGGTGGTCTCGGTGGAGGAAATCACCCAGAGTATCCAATTGGTGAACTCGGTGTATATCGATCCGGCGGTGCGCAAATACATCGTCGAGCTAGTGCACACCACACGTTTCCCAGCGAAAGTGGATACCGGTTTGAAAAACCTCATCCGTGCCGGTGCCTCACCGCGGGCAACCATTAACCTGGCCCTTGCCGCACGTGCCAAGGCATTCATGGCGGGTCGCTCCTTTGTAACACCACAAGACATCAAGGACCTCGGCCACGATGTCTTACGTCACCGGATTCTCCCCAGCTACGAGGCGGAGGCGGAGGACATCACCACCGATGCTCTGGTGGACCGTATCCTCTCGCGCGTTCCAGTCCCTTGA
- a CDS encoding M48 family metallopeptidase, with protein MDNSTAMFIVIALLALWNIDLIASLLNLKALDPTLPEEFKGVYDDEKYAKSQDYTRVSERYGIITATYSLTVLLVFWALGGFGYLDSWLRGFGWSETVTGIVFIGVLFLGNTLLNLPFQIYDTFVIEERFGFNKTTPKTFAIDQIKGSVLAALLGLPLLALVIWIFGAVAHAWLWAWLAFTAFQLLMMYLAPTFILPLFNKFSPMEDGELKTRIQEMSKKCDFPLTEIHVMDGSKRSTKSNAFFTGFGKRKKIALFDTLIENHGTDELLGVLAHEIGHFKKKHIIQRMIFSIVQTAVVFFLLGLVTDKSSGFARELFDAFGVEEISIYAGLVFFMLLFAPVSKILGILGNINSRKHEFEADAYAAEIQGTPEHLITALKKLSADNLSNLTPHPFPVFMDYSHPPMIVRLKALRQLEKK; from the coding sequence ATGGATAACTCGACCGCGATGTTTATTGTCATCGCCTTACTCGCTCTCTGGAATATTGATCTGATCGCTTCTTTACTGAACCTCAAGGCTCTCGACCCGACTCTGCCCGAAGAGTTCAAGGGGGTTTACGACGACGAAAAATACGCCAAATCCCAGGACTACACCCGCGTTTCCGAACGCTACGGCATCATCACCGCCACCTACAGCCTAACCGTGCTGCTGGTGTTCTGGGCGCTCGGAGGCTTTGGCTATCTCGACAGTTGGCTGCGCGGCTTCGGCTGGAGCGAAACGGTCACCGGCATCGTCTTCATCGGCGTCCTTTTCCTCGGCAACACTCTGCTCAACTTGCCCTTCCAGATTTACGATACCTTTGTCATCGAAGAACGATTCGGTTTCAACAAAACCACCCCCAAGACCTTCGCCATCGATCAAATCAAGGGGTCGGTGCTTGCCGCCCTGCTCGGCTTGCCACTGCTGGCTCTGGTAATCTGGATTTTTGGCGCGGTCGCCCATGCCTGGCTCTGGGCATGGCTGGCCTTCACCGCCTTCCAGCTGCTGATGATGTATCTGGCCCCGACCTTCATTCTCCCGCTGTTCAACAAATTCTCTCCGATGGAAGATGGCGAGCTGAAGACACGCATTCAGGAGATGTCGAAAAAATGTGATTTCCCACTGACCGAGATTCACGTCATGGACGGCTCCAAGCGCTCCACCAAATCCAATGCCTTCTTCACCGGCTTCGGCAAGCGCAAGAAAATCGCCCTGTTCGACACCCTGATCGAGAACCACGGCACTGACGAACTGTTAGGTGTGCTGGCTCACGAAATTGGTCACTTCAAAAAGAAACACATCATCCAGCGCATGATCTTTTCCATCGTTCAAACGGCGGTGGTCTTCTTCCTCTTGGGACTGGTCACCGATAAGTCGAGCGGCTTCGCGCGCGAGCTGTTTGATGCCTTTGGAGTGGAAGAAATTTCCATCTACGCAGGCCTAGTCTTTTTCATGCTGCTATTTGCCCCAGTGAGCAAGATCCTGGGAATTCTCGGCAATATCAACAGTCGGAAACACGAGTTCGAAGCCGATGCCTACGCGGCGGAAATTCAAGGCACTCCGGAGCATCTCATCACGGCGCTCAAGAAGCTCTCAGCCGACAACCTGTCCAACCTCACCCCCCACCCTTTTCCGGTGTTCATGGACTACTCACACCCGCCGATGATAGTGCGCCTGAAGGCACTGCGCCAGCTCGAGAAAAAGTAG